The following coding sequences lie in one Homo sapiens chromosome 6 genomic scaffold, GRCh38.p14 alternate locus group ALT_REF_LOCI_5 HSCHR6_MHC_MCF_CTG1 genomic window:
- the ZBTB12 gene encoding zinc finger and BTB domain-containing protein 12 — MASGVEVLRFQLPGHEAATLRNMNQLRAEERFCDVTIVADSLKFRGHKVILAACSPFLRDQFLLNPSSELQVSLMHSARIVADLLLSCYTGALEFAVRDIVNYLTAASYLQMEHVVEKCRNALSQFIEPKIGLKEDGVSEASLVSSISATKSLLPPARTPKPAPKPPPPPPLPPPLLRPVKLEFPLDEDLELKAEEEDEDEDEDVSDICIVKVESALEVAHRLKPPGGLGGGLGIGGSVGGHLGELAQSSVPPSTVAPPQGVVKACYSLSEDAEGEGLLLIPGGRASVGATSGLVEAAAVAMAARGAGGSLGAGGSRGPLPGGFSGGNPLKNIKCTKCPEVFQGVEKLVFHMRAQHFIFMCPRCGKQFNHSSNLNRHMNVHRGVKSHSCGICGKCFTQKSTLHDHLNLHSGARPYRCSYCDVRFAHKPAIRRHLKEQHGKTTAENVLEASVAEINVLIR; from the coding sequence ATGGCCTCTGGGGTGGAAGTCCTGCGCTTCCAGCTGCCCGGCCACGAGGCCGCAACGCTACGGAACATGAACCAGCTCCGGGCAGAGGAGCGGTTCTGCGACGTGACCATTGTGGCCGACAGCCTCAAGTTTCGAGGCCACAAGGTCATCTTGGCCGCCTGCTCACCCTTCCTGCGGGACCAGTTCCTGCTGAACCCCAGCTCGGAGCTGCAGGTCTCCCTGATGCACAGTGCACGCATCGTGGCCGACTTGCTCCTCTCCTGCTACACGGGCGCCTTGGAATTCGCTGTTAGGGACATCGTCAACTACCTTACAGCCGCCTCCTACCTGCAGATGGAGCACGTGGTGGAGAAATGCCGGAATGCCCTCAGCCAGTTCATTGAGcccaaaataggcctcaaagaggaTGGGGTCAGTGAGGCTAGCCTTGTGAGCAGCATCAGCGCCACCaagtccctcctccctccagccaGGACCCCAAAGCCAGCCCCgaagcccccacccccacctcctctaCCCCCTCCACTCCTGCGGCCAGTGAAGCTGGAGTTCCCACTGGATGAAGACTTGGAGCTGAAAGCCGAGgaagaggatgaggatgaggatgaggacGTGTCTGACATCTGCATCGTCAAGGTGGAGTCGGCCCTGGAGGTGGCACACCGGCTCAAACCCCCTGGAGGCCTGGGAGGGGGTCTGGGCATTGGAGGCTCCGTGGGTGGCCACCTTGGGGAGCTGGCCCAGAGCAGCGTTCCCCCCAGCACTGTAGCCCCACCGCAGGGTGTGGTGAAGGCCTGCTATAGCCTGTCGGAAGATGCAGAAGGGGAGGGCCTGCTGTTGATTCCCGGAGGCCGGGCCAGCGTGGGGGCCACCTCGGGCCTGGTGGAAGCAGCAGCGGTGGCCATGGCTGcccggggggcggggggcagccTGGGGGCGGGGGGCAGCCGGGGACCCCTGCCTGGGGGCTTCTCAGGTGGAAACCCCTTAAAGAACATCAAGTGCACCAAGTGCCCGGAAGTGTTCCAGGGCGTGGAGAAGCTGGTCTTCCACATGCGGGCGCAGCACTTCATCTTCATGTGCCCTCGCTGTGGCAAGCAGTTCAACCACAGCAGCAACCTCAACCGCCACATGAACGTGCATCGTGGTGTCAAGTCACACTCGTGCGGCATCTGCGGCAAGTGCTTCACACAGAAGTCCACCCTTCACGACCACCTCAACCTGCACTCGGGAGCGCGGCCCTACCGCTGCTCCTACTGCGACGTGCGCTTCGCCCACAAGCCTGCCATTAGGCGGCACCTCAAGGAGCAACACGGCAAGACCACGGCCGAGAACGTGCTGGAGGCCAGTGTGGCCGAGATTAACGTCCTCATCCGCTAG